The sequence TTTTTGCTCAGCCGAGCCAGCGTGATCTCCTTCACCTCGGCGGTGCCCTGGTTGTCGACAGGGTCGGTGTAGCCGTGATTCGTTATTTCTACGTACCACTGGTTAACAGCGCTCGGCGGCCAGTGTGACGCAGCGTAGGCCGGGAGCGGGACGTCTATGCACAGGTTGTTGCTGGTGTCCTTGCAAACCTTATCGCAAGGGGTATCCCAGATCACTGCCGGCTGCTCACCCAAAACGCCGATTTTCACCGTAAGTTTATTGCGCCAAGCCAACTTCATGGCAACACTGATCCGGGCGGTGTAAGCATTTGCGGTTCCGGTGCGGTCTGAGGGCAGGTTCTCGAAGTACCGCACCCAATCGAAGTTTTCCGTGAGTTTGTTGTAGGGTACGGTGAAATAACCGTTCCCGTTAGGGCCCCAGGTATCGCCCCAACTGTTCAGGCACTTAAAAACGGCGGTGCTATCGTCGTAGCCCACTATCGTAACGCAGTGCCGCTCCGCCGGGTTCGGACCCTGGATCAGCGTCAGAAGACCGCCAGCGATCACCGGACCGTATTTGCAGAGCAAGCTCTTGACGCCGTCCACACTCGGCGTGGCAGATTCGCTGAAGAGCTTGACCCGATAAAGATTAGCCTCTGCGTTGGTAGCCGCCGTAGGCTGCGGCAGAGGACTGAAATCCCAACCCGGGTTGCCCTTTTCGTCCGTAATCGGCTTGGCTAGATCGTAATCCGTCGGCAAGGATGATTCCGGACACAGGCCATAGTTCTCTAGGAGGGTTTTCGAAACGATGCTGTCCGGCACGCCGTCCTGCAACAACTGATCTTGCCGTGCGTGAAGGTACCAGAAGGAAAAGTCGGGAGAATACGGGTGCTCCATCTCTTTAATGATGTCAATACTATGAACGATCGACCGCCCGATGCATCCGCCCCAGGAGTCCTGGCTCCCGGTCAGCGTTATGTATTGGGAATAATCCAATTTCGGCGGCACACTGGACAGGATAATGCTCTTATCCAACGGTTTGGCGATGAGCTTATCCCTGTAAATCGCAGAGGCATCGAATTTCTTGTCTGTAGCCGGTAATTTAAGACCATCGAGAACCCAGTCGGGCAAACCGGCTGACTGGCCCGGAGTGGAAAAAATGTTCACTTTCCGGCTGCCCCCGTCCCACGTAACCTCTGCCCCCAAGGCCTCGCTGACAAAACGGAGCGGCACCAGCGTGCGGCCGCTGATGATTTGGGGCGACGCATCCAGTCTTACCTCTGTTCCGTTCTTGTAAGCGATGCTGCTCCCGACCCGCAGTTTGAGCGATAAATCTCCTTTCTTGGCTGTAATGGTCTGGTCGCCTTGATTCCATTCCACCGCTGCGCCGAGTTTTTCAAAGATCGCCCGCAGGGGCACGAGCGTCCGGCCTTGAATGATCACCGGCGCCACCTCCAGCGTCAGCGGCGATTCGTCAATCAAAACCTGGATATCCTCCGGCATCGGCGGTTCCGGTTGCGGGTTCAGGGCTGCCGCCGGAAGGGTGCTGAGGATAAGCGACAGCACAATGAAACCCATTAACCAACCTGATTTACGTTTATCCCAAAACCGCACGTAAAAACCCCCCTTAGGTTTACGTATATATTTTCAGGTAATCTACGGCTCCGCTGGATGGTAACCTTACAACCGCCGGGGTCACTGGAAATTATTTATAACATTCTACCATTCGGCTCCTGACAGGACAATCTATTTTTTGCTAACAGCAGGCACTCACTCCTCAGAACAGTCATGAACGACGGCACCTTGGGCGCCTGGGCGTTGCGTCGGTGCGGTTACGCCACCGACTCCCAGTACCCGGTGAAGCTGATCAACATCATCAATCAATACAAGCTGTACCAGCTGGACGAGGTGGGTATTTAAAGACTCTTCGTAAGAAACGGCCTTCCCTTTCACGAAAGGACGTTTTTGTTATCACATGTAAAGCGCTCCGGCGTACTAGATACAGCGGCGGGTCTGATTCGGTCAGCCAACGTCAGCCTTTTGCGGAAAAGCCTTGGTGATGTATAACGAAGCCCTTAGCCCTATTTTTATTAAACGGCAAAGCAAGAACGTATTCCTGCGGAACACCTTCGAGCATCAAGTCCGGAAGGCTTCTGAACCCAAACCTTTTATAGTATTCAGGTTCGCCCACAAGAACGCAGCCTTGGGCTCCCAATGATTTCAGCAAAGACAGACCTTCATGGGCAAGAGCCTTCCCGATCCCTTGCTTTTGAAATCTTGGCAGCACCGAGATAGGACCAAGCCCGTACCAATTATGGTTGCCGTCGGAACGGTTACCGGTGAGAAAGCGATATGGCCGACCACTTTTCCGCCAACCTCGGCGACCAGCGAGACAGTCAGCGCATTGGAGGCGCGTAAGGCATTGATTATGAATTGTTCTGTATTATTGCTATGGGGATGGTTTTCAAAAGCCTCTTTGGTGATCTCAAATATCGCCTCAATGTCGGATTCTTTCTCGTTACGGATAATCATATTCAAGGCACTCCCGCTCCCTTCTAGGTGGATATTTCTATTGTGCTATGGTTATATGAAATTCCGAGTCCCTCTCTTTTTAATCGATTTCATACCCGCAATCATAGCATTCCTTATCTATAATACAGATAATTCCTCCGCATTTGGGACATCTCCACTCATTTTCTTGTTCCTTAAGCCATTGTTCCGCGCCAATCTTTTTTATCCGTAGTAAATTACCAATAAGGCTCACTTTATCATCGCGAAGATGTCGCTGATCAAGTTTCTTAAGATTAGCGCAAGGGAAATCGTTGCATTCAAAACAAAACTCTATTTGTCTCTTTCTTAACAATGCGCAATCCCTTTTAACCCATGCGCAGTTCTTATCCTGTATCCGGCAGCCCCTGCAGCCGTGTTTCAGGTTTTTTTCTCTTAACAATCCTTTTGCCCTTGCGAGATAATGCCTGCAGGTACCGCAATAGAATCCGCACGGGCCTGCCAAGTCTATTTCACTGAATTTTTGATGGCTCATTGTGTCTCCTCAATCTATAAAATCATTCAATAGTCAGTCGGAGCGCTCCGGCTGGATGAACGACAGAGGCTCGGTTTGATCCTGTAGATGATTGCTACCCCCCCCTCGACAACATAAGAATCACTTAATCCTGCCCCAAGGCCGCTTTTCTACCGCTTCTTAGCCCAGACGATATCCGTGTACTCGGAGTACAGCCGCCGGGAGTCGACGACTTTGTAAGCTCGGATGCGGTACCCGTACGTCGCTCCACCTTGCATCGGCGGGTTGTCATAACCGGAGTTGGTCCAAGTGGTGGTGTCAGGCACGGTAGTGTGAACAACCTTCCAATCCTTTTCGTAAAGTCCTTTCCTTTCGATTTCAAACCCGTCTTCGTCGTTCGAGCAGTCCTTCCACGTAACGGTAATCCGACACGAAACGGAGTTGTCCGCCTTTATAGTGGTAGGCTTTGCCGGCGGTACGGAAACTGGTTCATCTCCAGGAGACCTTTCTCTCGTAGAGGAAGGCTCTTCTTCCGCGGCAGGTTCTTCCCCGGTACGCGGCTCCCCATCCGGGGGTGTTCCGTCTGCCGGAGGCGCGTCCTCAGGCGGCGCTTCTCTTGGGGGCGCTCCCTCCGCGGGAGGAATCTCGACCGGTGATTCGGCAAAGGCGAAACGAATGTGGATCTCGTAGCCGTCTTTAGTCTTACCGGGCGAATAGCGGTAACCGTAAACCTTGGTTAGAAAAACCGGGTAAATATCGGTAGACGGGCCGGGCCGGCTCGCCGGGTCGTGGAAAGCGAGGAATTTCACCACGCTGCCGTCGTCCGGGTCGGTGTAAGTTTGTGCGCCCACAACGGTGACCATATGGCCGCCGATGCGTTCACCGTCTTTTTTATA comes from Bacillota bacterium and encodes:
- a CDS encoding DUF3795 domain-containing protein, which translates into the protein MSHQKFSEIDLAGPCGFYCGTCRHYLARAKGLLREKNLKHGCRGCRIQDKNCAWVKRDCALLRKRQIEFCFECNDFPCANLKKLDQRHLRDDKVSLIGNLLRIKKIGAEQWLKEQENEWRCPKCGGIICIIDKECYDCGYEID
- a CDS encoding stalk domain-containing protein → MRFWDKRKSGWLMGFIVLSLILSTLPAAALNPQPEPPMPEDIQVLIDESPLTLEVAPVIIQGRTLVPLRAIFEKLGAAVEWNQGDQTITAKKGDLSLKLRVGSSIAYKNGTEVRLDASPQIISGRTLVPLRFVSEALGAEVTWDGGSRKVNIFSTPGQSAGLPDWVLDGLKLPATDKKFDASAIYRDKLIAKPLDKSIILSSVPPKLDYSQYITLTGSQDSWGGCIGRSIVHSIDIIKEMEHPYSPDFSFWYLHARQDQLLQDGVPDSIVSKTLLENYGLCPESSLPTDYDLAKPITDEKGNPGWDFSPLPQPTAATNAEANLYRVKLFSESATPSVDGVKSLLCKYGPVIAGGLLTLIQGPNPAERHCVTIVGYDDSTAVFKCLNSWGDTWGPNGNGYFTVPYNKLTENFDWVRYFENLPSDRTGTANAYTARISVAMKLAWRNKLTVKIGVLGEQPAVIWDTPCDKVCKDTSNNLCIDVPLPAYAASHWPPSAVNQWYVEITNHGYTDPVDNQGTAEVKEITLARLSKKGDGGFATETYTSDANGILVPGQTTKKIYVPSKEGYTLTLLPESATVSAGQRVTFTGTLSAVSQPSDAEEDAVAALPVAGKQIKIYEFAQAASRTSTGIVPAYEWRQCGAAVTGSDGSYSYSFAPAASGRYVAVFAGEDGKALSTSNNAAITVGSLLLPPVQIMPLFSGLT